A genomic segment from Plasmodium sp. gorilla clade G2 genome assembly, chromosome: 3 encodes:
- a CDS encoding ABC transporter, (TAP family), putative, protein MKYLFISLLLCYNLIIYIHCVSKNAYNIKEKKSWECIFPINHQSNNNTKSLFMNKYFHRKRKHTSTLPFIKTYDNLKNKNKNDILKISYYSINNNKKIYNKIHTHILFMNNNNNNNNKEHIQDSNTNMLLSIYNKISEDGKTKNSLLSDISKLFKIVKESKLLFVTGFLLTTLSAIVDSYIPIFLSKTVSFVMEKRIFTIIKINKPNLSVVKDLIEYLKFCSSNPFHMYVLISVISLLFSSFRSYIFNVCAYVSTNNLQKFLFNVLLHKNINYFKKKGKGELISRLNIDSTELIDIFTTNIIVLFRNMIKMALSFYFLYKINVHLFIVSLFIVFIISNISIFFSNIFRKLAKEESNVVAQSNNIVEESIYNFSLISAFNTHNKEIKKYNNSLDTIYMSRMKLGLLYIIEKFFIRIIDMMTFILTLILSKQTLMYNLNTDTRTIISSVIYMQNIIAQSCTIEQQYSRVQELIGNAEDVIKLIEKDNMRNNNNNNNNNTKLVSSKYNFFSILFNITDMKNFIFKHSLLKKFQIIQNNSDYVFNIIKPNYLKLFERNYNNLIKLFFNEKHFNQCDENLFKNVSTDNINNIDMNEKKEETNKINDYQNFISNKQVYDNKTTDYTLKKKNQDHSIYYNTPNNNVQMKHVSPEHSFNKSENFQNKLKKKIQELNMQDVYQFIKNDHELIIKYKLDRKFIKFLKTNYKKNIILFILKLYKESNNSVSDDFLFLFDNISSFKNLSIKDKKSILKMSNITNKTIYIILLTFLFYNYSKFYYKRQKKKNFINFIEKKNKMLKNNQNVERHEQASSTYEKLYESLEDEININDVLSDTICDNINDSISDTISDNITDKTNNSISNNSNDISNNYQSNQYLYPNNMPTTTNKNDQYNNQTDNLELNNESVNLNKTKSKIKKKKSLNSILPYIIKNAIKELEILKFIDANYKSINENLILDNIKDNKKGSTLIFENVDFYFAKYPKNKILSNINLNLSNKYTYGILCYNDSGKNYLAKLAARLYNKTYGNILLDDENIENISKYILTKKISLVEEQSYIFSDSIIYNMLYSYNCITKGNKNFYYLNYNFKLNQNNINNCVHLFSHDNDIITNYYNNNINSGSNINSTISSCRNNDQYEKIKQKNKKIKVKYKIKENKSSTYNINNTTNDNVPDQSLYTFKNFKKECLMCGRIIDTKLLEEQKKSQSYNKYKVHFIKKLYKEIIKVSKIVCLYDVINSYPDKFFHNINDKILSGGQKQKISLARAIIKKPKILILDDAFSALDAANELKIFSSIKNYLPNCTIVNLSHKITTVNKCDYIYVLKDGKIIEHGLRTKLIQNKNSEYIKKFNEY, encoded by the coding sequence atgaaatatttatttatttccttATTGTTGTGCTATAatttaatcatatatatacattgtGTTTCAAAAaatgcatataatataaaagagaaaaaaagtTGGGAATGCATATTCCCCATAAATCATcaaagtaataataacacAAAATCCctttttatgaataaatatttccATAGAAAAAGGAAACATACTAGTACTTTACCATTCATCAAAACGTATgacaatttaaaaaataaaaacaaaaatgatatattaaaaatatcatattattctataaataataataaaaaaatatataataaaatacacacacatattcttttcatgaataataacaataataataataataaagagcATATACAAGATAGTAATACCAATATGTTGTTAAgcatatataacaaaatatcaGAAGATGGAAAAACCAAAAATAGCCTACTTAGCgatatatcaaaattattCAAAATTGTAAAAGAAagcaaattattatttgtaactGGATTTTTATTAACAACCTTGTCAGCAATTGTCGATTCATACATTCCAATTTTTTTATCCAAAACTGTATCTTTTGTAATggaaaaaagaatttttacaattattaaaataaacaaacCAAATTTGTCAGTTGTAAAAGATTTAATAGAATATCTCAAATTTTGTAGTAGTAACCCTTTccatatgtatgtattaatatcTGTTATAAgcttattattttcttcctttcgttcatatatttttaatgtgTGCGCATATGTAAGCACaaataatttacaaaaatttcttttcaatgtattattacataaaaatattaactattttaagaaaaaaggaaaaggaGAATTAATAAGTAGACTTAATATTGATTCAACTGAATTAATTGATATTTTTACAACAAACATAATTGTATTATTTcgaaatatgataaaaatggcTTTgtcattttatttcttatataaaattaacgtacatttatttattgtttctttatttattgtttttattatttcaaatatatccatttttttttctaatatatttcGTAAGCTAGCCAAAGAAGAAAGTAATGTAGTTGCTCAGTCAAATAATATTGTAGAAGAATCAATTTACAATTTTTCACTTATAAGTGCATTTAATACACATAAcaaggaaataaaaaaatataataattcattagACACTATTTATATGTCTAGGATGAAATTAGggctattatatattatagagaAGTTTTTTATACGTATAATAGATATGATGACATTTATATTAACCTTAATTTTAAGTAAACAAACGTTAATGTATAATCTAAATACTGATACAAGAACGATAATTTCGTctgttatatatatgcaaaaTATAATTGCTCAATCATGTACGATAGAGCAACAATATTCTAGGGTTCAAGAACTTATAGGTAATGCAGAAGatgttataaaattaatagaaAAGGACAATATGcgcaacaataataataataataataataataccaaATTGGTATCTTCcaaatataatttcttttctattctttttaatataaccgatatgaaaaattttatatttaaacattCCCTTTTGAAAAAATTTCAAATCATACAAAACAATTCTGATtatgtttttaatataattaaaccGAATTATCTAAAATTATTTGAAAGGAACTATAacaatttaattaaattatttttcaatGAGAAGCATTTTAATCAATGCGATGAGAACCTTTTCAAAAATGTATCAactgataatataaataatattgatatgaatgaaaaaaaagaggaaacaaataaaataaatgattacCAAAATTTTATAAGTAACAAACAAGTGTATGACAATAAAACAACGGACtatactttaaaaaaaaaaaatcaagatcattcaatttattataatacaccaaataataatgttcaAATGAAACATGTATCACCTGAacattcttttaataaatcagaaaattttcaaaataaattaaaaaaaaagatacaaGAACTAAATATGCAAGATGTATAccaatttattaaaaatgatcATGAACttattatcaaatataaattagatcgaaaatttataaaattcttaaagacaaattataaaaaaaatatcatattatttatcttaaaattatataaagaaagtaATAATTCAGTATCAGATGATTTTCTATTCCTTTTTGATAACATTAgttcatttaaaaatttatcaaTCAAAGACAAAAAGAGCATCTTAAAAATGagtaatataacaaataaaacaatatatattattttacttaCCTTcctattttataattattccaAGTTTTATTACAAGAggcagaaaaaaaaaaatttcataaattttattgaaaaaaaaaataaaatgttaaaGAATAATCAGAATGTTGAAAGGCACGAACAGGCATCCAGCACGTATGAGAAATTGTATGAATCATTGGAggatgaaataaatataaacgaTGTCTTAAGTGATACTAtatgtgataatataaatgatagtATAAGTGACACTATAAGTGATAATATAAcagataaaacaaataatagtATATCTAACAATTCCAATGATATTTCAAACAATTATCAATCTAACCAATATTTATATCCAAACAATATGCCCACTAcgacaaataaaaatgatcaaTATAATAACCAAACAGACAATTTAGAATTGAATAACGAATCagttaatttaaataaaacaaaaagtaaaataaaaaaaaaaaaaagtttaaaCAGTATCTTAccttatattataaaaaacgctataaaagaattagaaattttaaaatttattgatgcaaattataaaagtataaatgaaaatttaatattagataatataaaagataataaaaagggAAGTACTTTAATTTTTGAAAATGTAGATTTTTATTTTGCAAAATatccaaaaaataaaattttatcaaatattaatttaaatttgtcaaataaatatacatatggaatattatgttataatGACTCAGGAAAAAATTATCTTGCCAAATTAGCTGCTaggttatataataaaacatatggtaatatattattagatgatgagaatatagaaaatatatctaaatatatattaaccaaaaaaatatcattagTAGAAGAACAAAGTTATATTTTTAGTGACAGTATAATCTATAACATgctttattcatataattgtATTACAAAAGGaaacaaaaatttttattatttaaattataatttcaagttgaatcaaaataatataaataattgtgTACACCTTTTTTCTCAcgataatgatattataacaaattattataataataatattaatagtggtagtaatattaatagtactATTAGCAGTTGTAGAAATAATGACCAAtacgaaaaaataaaacagaaaaacaaaaaaataaaagtaaaatataaaataaaagaaaataagtCATCCACATAcaacataaataatacaacaaATGACAATGTTCCAGACCAatcattatatacatttaaaaattttaaaaaagaatgcTTAATGTGTGGAAGAATTATAGACACAAAATTATtggaagaacaaaaaaaaagtcaaagttataataaatataaagttcatttcataaaaaaattatataaagaaataattaaagTCTCAAAAATTGTATGTTTATATGATGTTATCAATTCTTATCCAGataaattttttcataatattaatgataaaattttatcaggaggacaaaaacaaaaaatttcATTAGCTAGAgctattataaaaaaaccaAAAATACTTATATTAGATGATGCTTTTAGTGCGTTAGATGCAgcaaatgaattaaaaatattttcaagtataaaaaattatttaccAAATTGTACTATCGTAAATCTCTCTCATAAAATAACCACAGTCAATAAGTgtgattatatttatgttttaaaagATGGAAAAATTATAGAACATGGATTACGAACAAAATtgatacaaaataaaaatagtgagtatattaaaaaattcaatGAATATTAA